The sequence CCTTCCACGCTGCTTCAAATGGATCATGGAAGatgatcggcggcggcggcttgtaaGTCCCCACGTCTTGGGCAATGGATGACTTGTCGTTCGTCGACTCTTCTGCTTCTTCATCGAGGAAGGTCCTAAGGAACTCCAGCTCGTCAGCTTCGAGCGGGACGATTTCTTCTGCAGCATCAGCGAAAAGCCCCTCTGGTTCCAAGTAGAAGTTCTGTTCGATGCTGTTAGTAGCTCCGACCGGGAGATTTTCCTCCGCTTGTGACCCGAGAAGCTCATCGATTGTGCAACAGAACCGGGCCATGTCGTCGTCAGCTTCAGGTACGGATTCATCCGGCAAGAAAACCGGTGCTGCAGCGGTGAACGACGATGTGGCAGGTGCCGGGACCGGGACGGCACCGCGCATCCTCTTCTGAGGGCGCGCCGGATGAGGctcggcggcggcagcggtcgCTGGCCTCTTCTGCGCGTGCGTGCTCTGGGTCACGGCCTCCGGTTGCGGTTGTTGAAGCTTGTACGCCTCCGATTCCTGTCGGGCCGCGTCAGGGGCATGCTGAGCCAAGTGCATCTTGCAGAAGACCTTCACCCCGTCGCTGACGGTGGCCTCCGGCAGCAGGCACCGGTACTCCTCCATGACCCAGCCGgtggacttgcccttcttcttgaaggaCAGGTTCTTGACCTCGCCGACCTTGACTCCCGCGTGGCAAATCTCCGTGGTCTTCTGGATGGTCCAGGTGCCGGTGCCGGCGCCGCGCACGCTCTGGTGCTTGCTCCCGTTCTTGCTCTTGCACGTGGTGAAGAAGAACCGGTCGCCGCTGCTCACGGCCTGCGGCACGGGCGCGTACCGGGCGGCCAGATCCTTGGGCTCGCAGCCGGAGATGTTGACGCGGTGGATGAGCTTGTCGACGCCGTGCAGCGTCTCACCGGAGAGGAGGCGTGGCAGGTAGTAGGTGACGGCGTCCACTTCCGTAGGGCTCAACCGGTAGTGGTGGAAGACGTCGTCGACGTCGAGCCCCTCCATCCCGGCCGGCGGCAGCCCGATCTGCTGCTAGGGTTCTACTGCAGCTAGGAAAGGGCGGGCGACTGGGATTTGGGCGAGGTCTGTCTGCGGGATCGGAAGGTGTTGTGGGACGCGAAGGAGTTGTGTGCTGATATTTAAAGACGCTGTACTGCGCGTGCGCGATGGAGGACGCGTCAGATTTCCTTTTTCTGAATCCGAATGTGTCCCCAGTTCAGTTTCCCGTCAGATTTCTGAAACTTGCCGCTCCCGTTTGCTTTCATTTTCTGAAACTTGCCGACCTGATTGTGATTCTTGATTTTGAGACTAACAGCGTGTTTGACAGTTTGAGGGAATGGGCATGGGAGTTTTTAAGGGGGAGTTGGCTGAGGGATAAGACATGGGAATGTGAATTTAACAAAAAATTACATTCCTCTGTTTGGTTCAGCGGTGCAGGAATGGGAGTTATTGAGGAGACATTGAGTATGCACAAACCAGCCTTGGGCCTTTTGTCTAGGTTTGCAATGCAACATCAGACAAA is a genomic window of Triticum aestivum cultivar Chinese Spring unplaced genomic scaffold, IWGSC CS RefSeq v2.1 scaffold260655, whole genome shotgun sequence containing:
- the LOC123177216 gene encoding protein NTM1-like 9, whose translation is MEGLDVDDVFHHYRLSPTEVDAVTYYLPRLLSGETLHGVDKLIHRVNISGCEPKDLAARYAPVPQAVSSGDRFFFTTCKSKNGSKHQSVRGAGTGTWTIQKTTEICHAGVKVGEVKNLSFKKKGKSTGWVMEEYRCLLPEATVSDGVKVFCKMHLAQHAPDAARQESEAYKLQQPQPEAVTQSTHAQKRPATAAAAEPHPARPQKRMRGAVPVPAPATSSFTAAAPVFLPDESVPEADDDMARFCCTIDELLGSQAEENLPVGATNSIEQNFYLEPEGLFADAAEEIVPLEADELEFLRTFLDEEAEESTNDKSSIAQDVGTYKPPPPIIFHDPFEAA